In Penaeus chinensis breed Huanghai No. 1 chromosome 40, ASM1920278v2, whole genome shotgun sequence, one genomic interval encodes:
- the LOC125047032 gene encoding uncharacterized protein LOC125047032: protein MEILKILLTVSLAVCVTSRPLEEDAETVATETTPAPPSAPKPGQGSFLGEVMVMSEDVTVKRTPKGKKKSPKSSQEGPRVSALVAAPEVSRSRSRRGHRSGHGQGLRRRCQHGICSQR from the exons ATGGAAATCCTG AAAATTCTCCTGACGGTGAGTCTAGCAGTATGCGTCACCAGCCGCCCTTTGGAGGAGGATGCCGAGACTGTGGCCACTGAAACCACGCCAGCGCCTCCTTCAGCCCCTAAGCCAGGTCAAGGCTCTTTCCTCGGCGAGGTCATGGTCATGTCGGAGGATGTGACCGTGAAGAGAACGCCAAAAGG GAAGAAGAAGTCTCCGAAGTCTTCCCAAGAAGGTCCTCGGGTATCTGCTCTCGTGGCCGCACCGGAAGTTAGCAGGTCCCGAAGCCGTCGTGGGCATCGCAGTGGGCACGGGCAAGGGCTTCGACGTCGGTGTCAACACGGGATATGTTCTCAACGATAG